The Leptolyngbya sp. 'hensonii' sequence AAATTGCCATTGCAGACAATGGCTTAGGGATGCCTGAAAAGGTTTGTCAACAGCTTTTTAACCCATTTTTTACCACGAAACCGATCGGCAAAGGAACGGGCTTGGGCCTGTCGATCAGTTATCAAATCATCACTAAAAAACATCAAGGTAAGCTGGAGTGCTTTTCGCAACCGGGAAAAGGAACTGAGTTTGTGATTCAAATTCCAATTCGGCAAGTTGGTCATAACGGAAGTAAATCAGATGTTTCTCTACTGGAACAAAGTTTATTGATGTAACGAAAATTCAAGGTGAGATCTTTAATAGTTTTTTGGGCAAGATAAAGGAGATTGTGATATGTAAGGTTGCCTAGAGACATGAATTATGAATGCAGTCAATCATCTGTCCGGATATCGAATTGTCGAACAACTTTATGCAGGCTCTCGCACGTTAGTTTATCGGGGTGTTTGCGATCAGGATCAAACTCCGGTGGTCATCAAGCTGTTGCGGAATCCCTTTCCCAGCTTTAATGACCTAATTTTATTTCGTAATCAGTATACAATTGCCAGGAATCTTGATCTGCCTGGTGTGGTCAAACCGCTGGCCCTGGAACCTCACAAAAATTCCTATGCTTTGATTATGGAAGATTTCGGGGGCATTTCGCTGAAGACAATGCTCTCTCAACTCGGCAACTTAGGTGGACAATCACAGAATCTCCTCACTTTTTTAAATATTTCTCTGCAAATTGCAACTATATTAGATGGACTTTATCATCAACGGGTTATCCACAAAGATATCAAGCCAGCTAATCTTCTCATCCATCCAGTTACCCACCAGGTCAAACTGATTGACTTCAGTATTTCATCCCTGCTGTCCCGTGAAACCCAGGAGGTTCAAACAGCCAATGCGCTGGAAGGAACCCTGGCTTATCTATCCCCTGAACAGACGGGACGGATGAATCGGGGGATTGATTACCGGAGCGATTTTTATTCGTTGGGCGTGACCTTTTATGAGCTGCTGACCGGGCAGTTGCCGTTCACCTCCCATGACCCGATGGAGCTGGTCCATTGTCATCTGGCCAGACAACCGATGCCTGTGGAGCATCTGAATCCGGCATTGCCCACAGCACTGGCTGAAATCATCCGCAGGTTGATGGCGAAGAATGCCGAAGATCGCTATCAAAGCGCCTCAGGATTACACCATGATTTAGAGCAATGCCTGATCCAATTACAGACGACTGGCCAGATTGCGCCCTTTGAGCTGGGCCAGCAAGACCTCTGTGATCGGTTCCTGATTCCCGAAAAGCTCTACGGTCGGCAGACAGAAGTGGCCGGGTTACTGCAGGCCTTCGATCGGGTCAGCCTGGGTGCCACGGAAATGGTCCTGGTGGCGGGCTTTTCTGGGATTGGCAAAACTGCGGTGGTAAATGAAGTCCATAAGCCGATCGTCAAACAGCGGGGCTATTTTATCAAGGGCAAGTATGACCAGTTCCAACGGGATATTCCCTTTAGTGCCTGCTTGCAGGCGTTTCGGGATTTAATCGGACAGTTGCTGGCTGAATCTGATGCCCAACTGCAATGCTGGAAAACCAAAATTTTGGATGCGGTGGGAGATAATGGCCAGGTCCTGGTTGAGGTAATTCCAGAATTAGAACGGATTATCGGCCCCCAAGCAGCTACCCCAGAACTGACCGGGATAGCCTCCGAGAATCGCTTCAATCTCTTGCTCCAGAAATTTGTCCAGGTCTTTACCACTGCCGACCATCCCCTGGTTCTATTTCTAGATGACTTGCAGTGGGCTGATTCTGCGTCTCTGAAGTTGCTGCAATTGTTGATGCAGGATGCAGGCTATCTGCTGGTCATTGGGGCCTATCGGGATAATGAGGTCTCTCCAGCCCATCCCCTCATGTTGACCCTGGATGGGATTCAGAAGTCTGGTGCAACGGTGCAGACGATCGTGCTGCAAGCCTTAGCACCAGAAGATATGAATTACCTGGTGGCGGATACATTGAACTGCGATCGCGCTCTGGCCCAGCCATTGACCGAATTAGTCCGGCAAAAGACCCAGGGCAATCCCTTCTTTGCGACCCAATTTCTCAAAGCGTTGCATGAGGATGGACTGATCACCTTTAACTGGGAAGTGCGGCACTGGCAGTGTGATATTGCCGAGGTCAGAACCCTGGCCCTAACGGATGATGTGGTGGAGTTTATGGCCCGCCAGTTGCAGAAATTGCCTGCAGCTACCCAGGATGCTCTGAAACTAGCAGCCTGCATCGGGGCGCAGTTTGATCTGCAGACCCTGGGAATTGTTAGTGAAACATCCCCAGAGCAAACCGCATCCGCCCTCTGGAGAGCCCTGCAGGAGGGGTTGATCCTGCCGCTGACAGATGTCTACAAATTTTTCACTCAGATGGATACGCCATCTGCCACCCCATCTACCGTGAATGTGACCTATCGGTTTCTGCACGATCGGGTGCAACAGGCGGCTTATTCGCTGATTCCAGAGGAGCAGAAACAGGCCACCCATTTAAAGATCGGGCAACTGCTGCTGGAGAATACTTCCGTCACAGAACGGGAAGAAACCCTCTTTGCAATTGTGAATCAGTTGAACATGGGCCGTCGTTTATTGCCCGCAACCTCAGAACCGGATCAACTGGTGCAATTGAATCTGGCGGCAGCCCGTAAGGCTAAAGCTGCCACGGCCTACCGGGCTGCCATTCAGTATCTCGATATTTGCCTGGAGCGGCTGCCGAAAGGGAGCTGGCAGTTGCAGCCGGAGTTAACTCGGAGCATTTATGAGGAAGCGGCGGAGGCGGCCTATCTGAGCACGGACTATGAACGGATGGAGCAACTGGCGGCGATCGTCCTGGCCCATACGAATGACTTACTGGATAAGGTCCGAATTTATGAAATCAAGATGCTGGCGGCTAAAGGCCAGGGTCAGTTACGGACATCGATTCAGATTGGGCTGCAATTGCTCGAACTTCTGGGGGTGACCTTTCCGGCTGAGCCCACCCTGGCCGATGTGGGTCAGGCTCTGGACACAACCCTGCAAGCCTGGAAAGATCGTCCCATTGCCAGCCTGTTGGACGGACCAGTGATGACGGATCCTATCAAGCTGGCAGCAATGCGAATTCTGACTCAGTTGATTGCACCGGCCTATCAATCTATGCCCATGTTGATGCCCTTATTCATCTTCGAGCAGATTAATTTGTCCATCGCCTACGGTAATTGTGCCATTTCAGCTTTCTCCTATGCGGATTATGGTTTGGTGCTCTGTGGCATTGTGGGGGATCTGGAAGCAGGCTATCAGTTTGGCCAACTGGCCCTGAATATTCTCGATCGCTTCCAGTCCAAAGCAACCCGTTGCCGCACGTTCTTTATTGTGTATAGCTATATCAGCCACTGGAAAGAGCCGCTCCGCAATCATCTGTCCGAACTCCAGGATGCCTATCAGGTGGGGTTGGAAACGGGCGATCTGGAGAGCAGTGCCTTAAATGCTCAGATGTACTGCGCCTATGCCTACTTTGCGGGTCATGAGCTGTCCACCCTGGCAACGGAGATGGCCGCCTACCGTCAGGGGCTGCTGCAACTGAAGCAGGAAGGACCCCTGAATTTTCAGGCCATTTATCATCAAACGGTTTTGAACTTACTGGGGCAGGCCGCTGATGATCCCTGTCGGTTAGAGGGAGAGGTGTTCGCTGAAACCCAGGCCGTGCCAGTGCTCCAGGCAGCCAATATTCGAGCAGCCCTTTACTATCTGTACTACAACAAAATGGTGCTTTGTTACCTATTGGGAGACTCTCCGCAGGCTGCTGCAAACGCTCCTCTGGTAGAATCCTACGCCGATAGCATGGTGGGCATGTTTGCTATTCCCCTCTTTTGTTTCTACCGATCGCTGGTTGACCTGGCTCTGCTGCCAGCCATGGCTGAACCAGAGCGGACCCAGGCCCTGGAACGGGTAGCCCACCATCAGGAGAAACTGCAACAATGGGCCGATCACGTCCCCGCGAACCATTTGCATCGGTTCCATCTGGTGGAAGCAGAACGGCAACGGGTGCTAGGTAATAAAGCCGCCACGATCGACCACTACGATCGAGCCATTCAACTGGCCCAGACCTACGGATATATTCAGGATGAAGCCCTGGCCTATGAATTGGCGGCTCAATTCTATTTAGCCTGGGACAAGGAACAACTCGCCCAATCCTATATGACCCAGGCTTATTATGCCTATAGCCGCTGGGGAGCTAAAGTTAAAGTCGAGAATTTAGAACAGCGCTACCCCCAATTACTGGCCCCGATGCTGCAAAAACAGCAACAGGCTTTCAACGTCACTGAGACGATTCTGGCCACCTCTTCCCACACGAGTAAAGCCTCTACTTCCGGCAGCAGTGGAGCCTTGGAGGTGCTGGATCTGAATACCATTCTGAAGGTATTTCAAATGATTTCCAGTGAAATTGAGCTGGAGAAGCTGCTCTCGACCCTGTTACAGGTGGTGTTGGAAAATGCCGGGGCAGACCAGTGTGCATTGTTGATGCCCAGGGACGGAAGCTGGGTGATTGAGGCCCTGGCCCAGTTTGAACAGCCTGATCGGATTCTGCAATCTTTGCCGATGGAATCCAGTCAGGCCGTGCCCGTTTCTCTCATTAACACGGTTAAACATACCCTCAAGCCCTCTGTGATCTGGAATGTGGTGGCCCATCCGACCCTGGCGGCTGATCCCTATATTTTGCGCCACACGCCGAAGAGCCTTCTCTGCATGCCGATCTTGCACCAGGGGCAGTTAATTGGGATTTTATATCTGGAAAATAATCTGACGATCGGAGCCTTTACAGACGATCGGATAGAACTACTTAATCTCATCTGTACCCAGACTGCCATTTCCCTTGAAAATGCCCGCCTTTATCAAAAAACACAGCAGGCATTCACAGACCTGAAACAGGCTCAGCTCCAGATGATTCAGAGTGAAAAGATGTCTGCCCTGGGCAATCTGGTGGCTGGGGTGGCCCACGAAATTAATAACCCGGTTGGGTTTTTGAGTGGCAATATTCAACCCGCTTTAGATTACATCCAGGATATTTTTGGCTTGCTGGATCTGTACCAGCAGAAGTATCCCCAGGCTGATGCGGACATTGACGCAGAAATCGAAACGATTGACCTCGATTACATTCGGGAAGACTTACCCAAACTGGTAGGGTCCATGCGGGAGGGGGTGAAACGCATTCGGGACATCAGCACGAGCCTCCGAACCTTCTCCCGTGCCGATAGTGATCGGCCCATCCCCTACGACCTGCGGGATGGGATCGACAGCACGATTTTGATTCTCAAACATCGCTTGAAGGCCAATGAGCATCGGCCAGAGATTCAAGTCATGACAGACTATGGTCCCCTGCCTGCGGTAGAGTGCTTTGCTGGACAATTGAACCAGGTGTTCATGAATCTGCTGGCCAATGCGATCGATGCGCTGGAAGAGGCCAGTCACGGACGCAGCTTCGAAGATATTCAGGCCCAGCCCAACCAGATCATCGTGCAGACCCATCTCTCGGAGGATGGGCAGCAGGCGGTGATTCGGATTAAGGATAATGGAATTGGCATCCCGGATGAGGTGAAACAGCGGATTTTTGACCATCTGTTTACCACTAAAGGAGTGGAGCGGGGAACGGGTCTGGGTCTGACGATCGCCCGTCAAATCGTGGTCGAAAAGCATGGGGGAATGCTGGAGGTTACCTCTAAGCCAGGAGAGGGAACGGAGTTTTTGATTGCGATTCCAGTCAGGGTCAGCCTTACAAAAGAGGCTCAGCCAGTTGTGATGGCTCAATGAAGCTGATCTGGGAGATCGATCGTAATTGGAGTTAAATCGGCTCCGAACAGGATTTATGATCTTGTTATCGGAACCAGTTATCCCCTCCGGTCCTGCTATGGCTTCATCTCGATTGCCAGTTTCCACCTTCGCTGAAGTAGATGTGGCAATCGCCCTTCTCTGCGATCGCAAAATGGCCTGGGCCAGGCTCAGTATTCCCGATCGCATCACCTATCTGCAGCGCTGCATTGAAGGTGTGCTGGCTGTGGCCGAGGACTGGGTGGAGGCCAGTTGCCAGTTGAAAGCCATTGACCCGGCCTCTCCACTGGCTGGAGAAGAGTGGATTGCTGGACCCTGTTCCACGGTTTCCAACCTGCGGTTGCTGATGCAGACATTGCAGGCCCAGGGCCAGCCCCAGCCTGTCCGTTGGACCACCCGCCCTGATGGACAATCCGTGGCGCAGGTATTTCCCGACAACCTGATGGATCAGGTTTTGTGGTTAGGCTTTCAGGGAGAGGTCTGGAGTGAACCCGGCCAACCGGCCACCCAGGGCCAGATTTATCGGGAATCTTCTCCGGTGGGTCGGGTCGCTTTGGTCCTGGGAGCTGGGAATATTTCCTCGATCGCCCCGATGGATAGCCTCTACAAGCTGTTTGTGGAAAATCAGGTGGTGTTGCTCAAGATGAATCCGGTGAACCAGTATATGGGACCGATTCTGGAGCAGGCGTTTCAAAGTTTGCGGGCCGATGGTTTCTTTGAAGTGGTCTATGGGGCAGCAGATCTGGGCCATTATCTTTGCCACCATCCCCAGATCGAGACCGTTCATATCACGGGGTCTCACCATACCCACGATGCGATCGTCTGGGGCAGCACTCCTGAAGAGAGGCAGGAGCGGCAGGCGAGCCAGCGACCCCTACTCACTAAACCCATCACCTCAGAACTGGGCAACATCACTCCGATTCTGGTGGTGCCTGGTTCCTGGTCTGGGGCAGATCTTGCCTTCCAGGCCCGCCATGTAGCTGCCATGGTAGCCCACAACGCCAGTTTCAACTGTGTTGCCGGAAAAGTGCTGGTGGTCGCAGCAGGCTGGCCCCAGCGGGAGGCTTTTCTGACCCGGTTGCGGCAGGAACTGGCTCGAACTCCAGCCCGCAAGGCGTACTATCCTGGTGCCCAACAGCGTTACCAGGCATTTTTGGATCGCTATCCCCAGGCCGAGGCGATCGGCAACCGGATAGCCGACAGCGTGCCCTGGACCCTGATTCCTGATGTTGTACCTGTTGCTGGAGAATATGCCCTGCAGGAAGAACCCTTCTGCGGGGTGCTGGCCCAGGTGACCCTACCCGCCACCACAGCCGCAGAATTTTTGCACCAGGCTACCGAATTTGCCAATGGGCAAATCTGGGGCTCCCTGGCCTGTGCGCTGCTGATCCATCCCCGCACCCAAAAACAATATGCTGATGAGCTGGAACAGGCGATCGCCAAGCTGCGCTATGGCAGCGTGGCCGTGAATGTCTGGCCAGGCATGATCTACTATTTCAGTGTCCATAGCTGGGGGGCATTCCCAGGCAACAGTCTGGGTGCGATCAGCTCCGGTCGAGGGGTGGTCCATAACGCCTATCTCTTCGATCATCCTCAGAAATCTGTGATGTGGGCTCCGTTTCGGATCTGGCCCACTCCAGCCTGGTTTGCTGACAACCGTAACTTGAAGCAACTGGCCCAGCGATATCTGCAGTATGAAGCCAAACCTACCTGGGACAATGTGTTGCGAGTGGTTCTGGCTGCGGTACGGGGGTAATTTTCAGGGAATTACAACCCAAACTCTCGCAAGGCTGGTCTGAAGTTGCCACCTTCATGGCTCGATTGACTCAACTTGATCAGGGCAAATCGCTGCAGGGGAGTCAGGGCAGCCCATTGTTCTAGGGTAATGGTGACGCTGGCCGCCTGGGCTTTCGCTTGGACTTCCTGTGGAATCTGGCTCCTGTTCTGCCAGGGGGGATGGGGATCGATCGGGAGTTCAGTGGCGGTTTCCCCGGTACGCTCCTGGATTAACTGCTGTAAGGAAGTCTGAAAAACCTGTACCTCTGACTCTGTATTGCAGGGCCGATCGAGCAGGCTTTGGCGATCGGCTGGAGTGAATTGGTTCCACTGCTGCAACTTCAGCTTGATACCGGCTGTATCCAGCTTGTAGCGCACCATCATGGGGATGCAGCGTAAGGAATCAACAAAATCTGCTTCAAATTGAAAAAATTGGGTCATGGATCCATTATGACTGCCGGTTGGTTCGATGAATTAGCCAGTAACTGAAAGCAAGGGAGGCAATGGCGATCGCCAACCCAATTAACTCAATGCCGGTGGTTTTCTGGAAATCCAGAATAATAATTTTTCGGGCGACCGCAATCAGGGAGGTCACAATCACCAGCTCTACCTGAATTACCTGCTCTTTTAAATAGCCGGTAATGTTTTCCAGAATTTCCAGGGCAATCAAAATATTCAGAAACAGCCCAAAGATTTCAATCAGGGTGATGCTGTTGAACCCAAAGGGAGGAGTTGCAATTTCTTGAACCAGAAAATACCCTAAGTCGTAGAGTGCTACCAGAATCACCACAATCATGCCGATCGAAAGCAATCTGGACACTAACTTTTCAAATTGAGACAGTAACTTGATAAAACTGTCGTCACAGGTTAATTTGCCCCAGAAATTGATCAGCTTGTTCAGCCACATGGTTCTAGCCCTCTGGTTCGAGGGATTGAAGATCTACCTCTTTTAGTTAACAACAATCAGGGGTACATCACGCCTCAGGGAGCAATCAGGAAATGACAGGAAGAGGATTGATTGGGCCTGATGGAAAATATCGCTAAGTCACAGCACCTGTGATCTGTCGGGCAGGTTCAACTTCAACATCCAGATCCACAGAGGTAGGGGTTATGGGAATCAGTTGCACTGCGCAGGCTTTCAACTCCGGTTGATGGGAATCGGGACAGGCTTCTGGATGAGTCAGGGCATTGGCTTCAGCCCGATCGGCCCAGAGCGATCCCCAATGCATGGGCACGAAAACCGTACCAGGAGAAATGCCACGGGTAACGACAACGGGGAAACGGGCCATGCCCCGCCGCGATCGCACCTCCAGCAGATCCCCATCCTGAACACCCAGTTCCAAGGCATCCCGGGGATGCACCTCAATGAATGGACTAGGATGCATCTGGCAGATTTTTTCGGTTCGCCCAGTGCGGGTCTGGGTGTGCCAGTGGCCGTATAAACGTCCTGTAGTCAGGACATAGGGATAATTGGGGTCCGGGGGTTCTGCCAATCCGCGCGGATGATAAGCCAAAAATCGAGCCCGGCCATCCGGGGTCGGAAAGTGGAGATCGGTATAAAGGCGTTGGCTCTGCCGGGTTGCCTCTAGTTCATCCGGACAGGGCCACTGTAAGGGGCCTGACTGCTGCAAGCGATCGTGGCTGATGCCACTCATATCGCAAACTCGACCCCGAGTCAGTTGCACGAATTCGGCGTGAATCTCAGCGGCACTCTGGAAGGGGAATTGCTCAGTAAAACCCAGACGACGACCCACTTCACAAAAGATGGCCCAATCCTCCCGGGCTTCCCCCAGGGGCTTCTGGAAAGCGGGACAAAGACTGACCCGGCGTTCGGAATTGGTCATGGTGCCGGACTTCTCACTCCACTGAGCTGCAGGGAGCAGGAGATGGGCATAGGCTGCCGTTTCTGTTGGATAGTAAGCTTCCTGGTACACTGTGAAGGGCGATCGCTGTAAAGCGGCTCTGGTCCGTTCCAGATCCGGCAGACTGACCAGAGGATTGGTGGCTGCAATCCAGAGAAGACTCACCTCATCCGCTTCTAAGCCAGTGATCATATCCCAGACGGTACGGCCTCGCTGGGGGGAAATCTGCCTGGATGGGAGCCCCCAGAATTGCTCGACCTCAGCCCGGTGCTGGGGATTGCTGACAAACCGATACCCCGGTAACAGATGGGACAGTCCTCCAGCCTCCCGTCCCCCCATGGCATTCGGTTGGCCCGTCAGGGAGAAAGGACCAGCACCTGGTTTGCCAATTTGACCCGTCATCAGGTGCAGGTTGATCAGGCAGCGGACCTTGGCTGTGCCCTCGCTGGACTGGTTCATGCCCATGGACCAGAGAGACAGGACCCGTTTGGATTCCCCCCACCAGCGAGCCGCCATTTCCAGGTCCCTGACCGAGATACCGCAACGATCGGCCACTTTACCAGGTTGATAATGACGAATCAACTGGGCAAAGGCTGGAAAATTCACGGTGCAATCGTCAATGAAGCCAAAATCCAGGTAGGGATAGTTGTAGGGAGCATCAATACTCCAGTGCAGTAGGAGATAGGCAATACCATTCAGCAGATCAATATCGGTGCCAGGCCGAATTGCCAGGTGGAGATCGGCAGCCTCAGCCGTAGGGGTACGGCGCGGGTCAACCACGATCAGCTTTACATCTGGATTCTGCTTATGATGTTTACGGAGGCGATTAAACACGATCGGATGGCATTCCGCTGCGTTACTGCCAATCACGAAAGCGCAATCCGTCAGCTCCACATCATCGTAACAACAGGGAGGACCATCAGACCCCAGACTCTGGACATATCCGGAAACTGCTGAAGACATGCACAACCGAGAATTGGCATCAAAATTGTTCGTTCCCAGACAGCCCTTCATTAGTTTTTGGGCTGTGTAATAATCTTCTGTGACAAACTGACCGGAGCCATACATACAAAGAGCATCTGCTCCTTGAGTTGCCTGCACCTGCCGAATTTTCTGGACGAGGCGATCGAAGGCTTCATCCCAACTGATGCGGCGAAACGGTTCCCTCAGAGAGTCTCGCCACATCGGGTAGAGCAGGCGATCGATCTGGATGGATTCAGCAACAGTCGCACCCTTGACACAGACCATACCCTGGCTGGAGGGATGGCTGCGATCGCCTCTGACTTTCCAATTCGGGGTTCCATTGGTCGCTGGGGCCATGGGCAGGACTTCCAGGCCACAGCCCACCCCACAATAAGGGCAGAGGGTCTTGATTGCATCGTTAGTCATGAGTCATTGGTCATTGGGTTCATCCCCTCTGGGGAGGGGTGGCCCGCAGGGCCGGGGTGGGTTTAGATGGGTGAGGCGTTGCATGCAATGCCTTTACGGGTGGTTATGGCTACACAGCCATCAAATGACTAATCCACATCATGGGCAAAACGGCGGAACAGGAAATCCATAGCGTGGTTTCGCAATTCGTAGTAATGGGGATCCTCCATGACCCGACTGCGGTTGCGGGGACGGGCAAAGGGGATTTGCAAAACCTCCCCAATTTTCGCCGCAGGGCCATTCGTCATCATGACCAGACGATCAGACAGCAGCAGAGCCTCATCCACATCATGGGTCACCATCAGTACCGTCACCTGATGCTCAGTCCAGATTTTCAGCAACTCTTCCTGCAATTCTTCCCGCGTGATCGGGTCCAAAGCCCCAAAAGGTTCATCCAAAATCAACACCTTAGGACGCAGAGCCAGAGCACGGGCGATCGACACCCGTTGCTTCATCCCACCCGAAAGCTGCTTCGGTTTTTTGTTCGCTGCATCATTGAGCCCAACGAGAGCCAGATGCTCCCGCACGATCGCCACCTTCTCAGCCCTGGGCTTTTCAGGCCAGACCGAATCCACAGCCAGATAGATATTATCGAAAGCACTCATCCAGGGCAGTAGCGAGTAATTCTGGAAAACGACCATGCGATCGGGGCCTGGCTTAGTGATGCGCTTGTTTTCCAGGCGCACTTCCCCATGGGTAGGACGGTTGAACCCAGAAACCATATTCAGCAGAGTCGATTTACCACAACCAGAGTGGCCAATAATGCTGATAAATTCTCCCTCATAGACGGTTAGATCGATCCCGTCCAGAACGATATACGGACCTTGAGGAGTCGGATATACCTTGGAGACATTTTCAATCACCAGGTAAGGATCCCGATTGATAGCGGTTGGCGGGTACAGGTTGAGGGTGTTCAGGGTTTGCATAGGATCAGTCATAAAGTAAATTCGGTAGAGACGCGATTCATCGTGTCTCCTGCATCGGTTGAAGGGTAATAGGGATATAGGGACAGACCGCCACGATAGACAAGTTACAGAGATGCGATAGACAAGTTACAGAGATGCGATAAATCGCGTCTTTACGGCAGCAGAGATCAGGAGCGAGTGGCAGCAAGAGGTTGAGGATCCAGGTCGATCTCTGTAATGTGGACTTCCCGTTTGATGTCCAGGGACTTGAGATAACCGATCGGATCATCAGGGTCAAAGCTGACCCCATCAAAGAAGCGGATTGGACCCCGATTGGGTTCAATATCCGGAAATCCGAGGTCACGGGCTGCAGCTCCAAACACATCTAGGCGACGCACCCGCTCCAGCACTTCTACCCAGTTGCGGGGGAAGGGGGTAATGTCCCAACGAGCAAGCTGGGTCATCGTCCAAAGGGCCTCTACCCGATCGGGGAAGTTGGTTTTATCGACAAAGAACTGGTTGAACCGCAACAAATATTCGGGAGGGGCATCCGTGCCCCGATCGTAGGGATCGATCAGCCCGGGCCGAATCTGCGCCAGACTGGAGCCGACATATTCGGGGCGGGAGAGCAGTTCGGCCACTTCTTCCCGATTGCGCCGATCATCGCAATATTCGCAGGCTTCCAGCATGGCTTTGACCAGGGCCAGATGGGTTTCCGGATACTCGTTGGCCCAGTCTTCCCTCACGCCTAGAACTTTTTCTGGATGTCCAGCCCAGAGATCTAAATCGGTTGCAATGACAAATCCGGCCTGGTCCTGGATCGCGTGGGTGTTCCAGGGTTCACCAGCGCAGAACCCATCGATACTACCTGCTTTCAGGGTGGCCACCATCTGGGGCGGGGGAATGATGGTCAGGCTGACATCTTCGTCAGGGTCAATGCCACCGGATGCCAGCCAGTAGCGTAGTAGGAGGTTCTGCATGGCAGCCGGGTGAACCGCTGCCAGGGTATGGATTTTGTCGGGGGTACGGATCAGCAGGGATTTGAAGTCGGCCAGAGTCCGGACCCCAGATTCAAATAGATGGCGGGCAAAGGTGATCGCATTCCCGTTACGACTGAGGACCAGGGCAGAGGTAATGGGAACGGGGGCATTGCCTTTCATGCCCAGAGTGAGGGCGATCGGCATGCCAGCGACCATCTGGGCTGCATCCAGGCGTCCACTCACAACGCCTTCTGCAATTGCTTTCCAACTCGGTTCCCGAGAAAGATGCACATCCTCTAACCCATGCTGCTGAAAGAATCCCTTTTCCTTGGCGATGACCAGGGGAGCGCAGTCTGACAGG is a genomic window containing:
- a CDS encoding nitrate reductase, whose amino-acid sequence is MTNDAIKTLCPYCGVGCGLEVLPMAPATNGTPNWKVRGDRSHPSSQGMVCVKGATVAESIQIDRLLYPMWRDSLREPFRRISWDEAFDRLVQKIRQVQATQGADALCMYGSGQFVTEDYYTAQKLMKGCLGTNNFDANSRLCMSSAVSGYVQSLGSDGPPCCYDDVELTDCAFVIGSNAAECHPIVFNRLRKHHKQNPDVKLIVVDPRRTPTAEAADLHLAIRPGTDIDLLNGIAYLLLHWSIDAPYNYPYLDFGFIDDCTVNFPAFAQLIRHYQPGKVADRCGISVRDLEMAARWWGESKRVLSLWSMGMNQSSEGTAKVRCLINLHLMTGQIGKPGAGPFSLTGQPNAMGGREAGGLSHLLPGYRFVSNPQHRAEVEQFWGLPSRQISPQRGRTVWDMITGLEADEVSLLWIAATNPLVSLPDLERTRAALQRSPFTVYQEAYYPTETAAYAHLLLPAAQWSEKSGTMTNSERRVSLCPAFQKPLGEAREDWAIFCEVGRRLGFTEQFPFQSAAEIHAEFVQLTRGRVCDMSGISHDRLQQSGPLQWPCPDELEATRQSQRLYTDLHFPTPDGRARFLAYHPRGLAEPPDPNYPYVLTTGRLYGHWHTQTRTGRTEKICQMHPSPFIEVHPRDALELGVQDGDLLEVRSRRGMARFPVVVTRGISPGTVFVPMHWGSLWADRAEANALTHPEACPDSHQPELKACAVQLIPITPTSVDLDVEVEPARQITGAVT
- a CDS encoding nitrate ABC transporter ATP-binding protein (This model describes the ATP binding subunits of ATP-binding cassette (ABC) transporters for nitrate transport, or for bicarbonate transport, in bacteria and archaea.), coding for MTDPMQTLNTLNLYPPTAINRDPYLVIENVSKVYPTPQGPYIVLDGIDLTVYEGEFISIIGHSGCGKSTLLNMVSGFNRPTHGEVRLENKRITKPGPDRMVVFQNYSLLPWMSAFDNIYLAVDSVWPEKPRAEKVAIVREHLALVGLNDAANKKPKQLSGGMKQRVSIARALALRPKVLILDEPFGALDPITREELQEELLKIWTEHQVTVLMVTHDVDEALLLSDRLVMMTNGPAAKIGEVLQIPFARPRNRSRVMEDPHYYELRNHAMDFLFRRFAHDVD
- a CDS encoding nitrate ABC transporter ATP-binding protein (This model describes the ATP binding subunits of ATP-binding cassette (ABC) transporters for nitrate transport, or for bicarbonate transport, in bacteria and archaea.) → MSSFVEVDNISRIFSLPNGGSYVALRNIDFKIQKGEFISLVGHSGCGKSTLLNIIAGLDKPSRGGVVLEGRQVTTPGPDRMVVFQNYSLLPWLTVRENIALAVDEVMSNLPRGERRGIVEHHIDMVKLRHAADKRPSQLSGGMKQRVSIARALAIRPKVLLLDEPFGALDALTRSGLQDQLIRIAEEGQLTCVMVTHDVDEALLLSDRIILLTNGPEARIGQIIEVPFARPRARMEVVNHPNYYSLRAEINYFLNQQKKSKQRQIKPTGAIARNGLEKINLEIGFVPLSDCAPLVIAKEKGFFQQHGLEDVHLSREPSWKAIAEGVVSGRLDAAQMVAGMPIALTLGMKGNAPVPITSALVLSRNGNAITFARHLFESGVRTLADFKSLLIRTPDKIHTLAAVHPAAMQNLLLRYWLASGGIDPDEDVSLTIIPPPQMVATLKAGSIDGFCAGEPWNTHAIQDQAGFVIATDLDLWAGHPEKVLGVREDWANEYPETHLALVKAMLEACEYCDDRRNREEVAELLSRPEYVGSSLAQIRPGLIDPYDRGTDAPPEYLLRFNQFFVDKTNFPDRVEALWTMTQLARWDITPFPRNWVEVLERVRRLDVFGAAARDLGFPDIEPNRGPIRFFDGVSFDPDDPIGYLKSLDIKREVHITEIDLDPQPLAATRS